Proteins encoded together in one Temnothorax longispinosus isolate EJ_2023e chromosome 5, Tlon_JGU_v1, whole genome shotgun sequence window:
- the LOC139813764 gene encoding aladin, which translates to MLRILSLHDFEGPVFGEAAIIGLIEGVIHYCAYDALQDEMQPFAKYLRDYPEVSVTQEILATRETARTISAGELFLPVHDSVFKKIVNVWRERGLSEAIRFAAATDPEQITNVVHWIATRLNRVLDLMDRGIYHRDVLPMSGNGSVTDIVATRDWNTSLVRCLSWHPHCTRLAVAMRDDRIRIFSQGLLGVPVLRHSAQKSVCCLSWRPHAGRELAVACYSGVLIWTIELGAASNLLSHAILLKQRNHVPVTNVVWHPQGDLLASCSPTDSNIMIWNVSKEEGVPLKRVGGGGICFTCWSPCGLRLFSASCRNIFRVWNTGVPTPWHTEKWTVPQGRVATACFGPNLTLLFATTGDPATIFSLPLQDTIFDVKKATNNDVKIAMRLIDLTKVNFSSDDNDDYITVGGKIVSMEWDPTGKYLAILFQDSPVIALVKTNLSRLSRIVEVQPSCLIKGFPGEVPNCINFYQKRTSWICLTIAWSSGRVQHFPIVENESRVDTSTYSTLLPQFVRPNGSYSFDVRGYSQY; encoded by the exons ATGCTCCGGATCTTATCGCTCCACGACTTCGAGGGTCCCGTCTTCGGCGAGGCGGCCATCATCGGCCTGATCGAGGGCGTCATCCATTACTGCGCCTACGATGCCCTGCAGGACGAGATGCAGCCCTTCGCCAAGTACCTGCGTGACTATCCCGAGGTGTCCGTCACGCAGGAGATCCTCGCGACCCGCGAGACCGCGCGCACGATCAGCGCCGGGGAACTGTTCCTCCCCGTTCACGACAGCGTCTTCAAAAAGATCGTCAATgtatggagagagagagggttgTCCGAGGCGATCCGCTTTGCCGCAGCCACAGATCCAGAACAGATTACGAACGTTGTGCACTGGATCGCGACGAG GCTGAATCGAGTATTGGATTTGATGGACAGAGGAATATATCACAGAGATGTGTTGCCGATGTCGGGAAATGGATCTGTTACCGATATCGTTGCTACACGGGACTGGAATACATCGCTG GTAAGGTGTCTGTCCTGGCATCCGCACTGCACTCGCCTGGCTGTGGCCATGAGGGACGATAGAATTCGTATTTTCTCGCAAGGTCTACTGGGGGTACCGGTATTGAGGCACAGTGCGCAAAAGTCAGTTTGCTGTTTGAGTTGGAGACCGCACGCCGGTCGCGAATTAGCGGTTGCTTGCTATTCCGGAGTATTAATTTGGACAATAGAGTTGGGAGCAGCTAGTAATTTACTCAGCCACGCGATACTTTTGAAGCAAAGAAATCATGTACCCGTTACAAACGTCGTATGGCATCCACAA GGTGATTTGTTGGCATCTTGCTCACCAACGGATTCAAATATAATGATCTGGAATGTTTCTAAAGAAGAAGGGGTTCCTCTGAAACGCGTCGGTGGAGGTGGCATATGCTTTACATGTTGGTCGCCTTGTGGCTTGCGATTATTTTCTGCTTCatgcagaaatatttttag agttTGGAATACTGGCGTTCCAACGCCATGGCATACAGAAAAGTGGACTGTACCCCAAGGTCGTGTAGCAACTGCATGCTTTGGTCCCAACTTAACGCTGCTCTTCGCCACCACCGGAGATCCTGCTACGATATTCTCGTTGCCGTTGCAAGATACTATATTTGACGTTAAAAAGGCTACCAATAACGATGTAAAGATAGCTATGCGTCTAATCGATTTAACgaaagtaaatttttcatcggatgataatgatgattaTATCACGGTGGGCGGGAAAATAGTTTCTATGGAATGGGATCCAACGGGAAAATATCTTGCCATTCTTTTCCag GACAGTCCAGTTATTGCTCTAGTGAAAACGAACTTGAGTCGTTTATCGCGGATAGTGGAAGTGCAGCCGAGCTGTCTTATCAAAGGATTTCCCGGGGAAGTGCCGAACTGCATTAACTTCTATCAAAAACGTACGTCGTGGATTTGTTTAACAATAGCTTGGAGCAGTGGACGCGTGCAGCATTTTCCGATTGTGGAAAATGAATCTAGAGTTGATACTAGCACATATTCTACGTTATTACCTCAATTTGTGAGACCGAATGGATCGTACAGCTTTGACGTCCGCGGTTACAGTCAATAttaa
- the LOC139813761 gene encoding uncharacterized protein isoform X2 — MGKKGSKRKTRWRTLSIGAPPGEEDEEEGLRKDYVKSQEKETNAHTHFERNGQQSGYKPRRAGTSTSGGSTSGYASSGSRSHRDESAGSPSQPKIIFNEEEYTRITTPRQDVLFKKGYLSRKKPWTGNASTSATPSTTESQSASHSTADGSETTEDQQLLDRDSGTAEYPPVVEPGAQLGYGTFYDHASGYYYEYPVMLVGPAPVPAQVGPSVLATVPCGPVPLRPIEWINPAFVPKLANQPYCLMDYQTNQSTEPVTIVEEQNGTIVTAEASNNVWNESGTGSASCSGSVAEEIEEQPEEANNAAMEQHVVKEQLAEEQPPEQLHLDGQQHLENGMTTVDPYLDPLLMQEPVHMSHMMPAVPQPYMYPGHYMFGPPLVNVNGVTIQGGPLVRTMDVTAMTMACAKRRKKKKKRKQRRPTLGNTEDEEEGEYSSECDNDVSSSRLPWSECPTSTATATTTAANRPLNPECQEFQLRPDLQSRIPFGPVSTSIVTTVAEEVTSSSVTDARDVSSYVETESASRETETCDSSTAQSLTNQEEMAICNSEQIVRKTSLENIQLVAVGHTPRSRNTEINGQANHLVVNVEAIMTNETTEIRSSAPTDVAPSRTDTMENDGDSTSANVKHELFENNSSDVNTDILSNRVRHHQESLTNGDTNYEHLADLTERASKSRSVSPQNNGSNLTTININEKDEIQRLRHCNNSSVTRATSLGLPRKYKKGLKFVRESTPGPDLDDSAHLDVENKMLIQQVEAVELSDADCKCSIVNDKLGETEQKVANKEDASEVCNEDTIKATSRVTVEGSNEDSGFESQTRVSEKYPVTAAVKEWLRRANSPDLFVTSASTSESETDEDDDEEMDVKPPKNLQGNPMPALSANSGVDNVTLSRTASCGEFAKTNNNNINARNDEMETDSASIGRRKRDAKVVKRKTKAKRNDKRNKNVDEKTQSQLVSSLVSLDFVTGVRSRDKPKNNVGDVCEFTQEDSVAGMRVALSSRINSKRVNAKRMKTLRKISKNPVENIDIKMRRIDNLNVEEGKETSEGSMVSVRTFEKGEIIISEDGRLLPTSSYEPVPFNDHDNPVAKTAAYIDVINKNVEIREKTSSENDENDSVMIASSVSIEEPDVLECWEAETVEPVITPRRMLQTPGVLCEGEAAEDDNIEIERANVEHVQRYYRLARDTVNTEEESSEFSTSVISTKSRTVPNDPEDKTIGYFRGEEIPIFIPDKNQDITIGNEKIPIDEAFEAYESCYTGKSPFLSFDTKMFRQRPLYGQNGEGPIPSRAVCCNIQ, encoded by the exons ATGGGCAAGAAGGGTTCCAAGCGCAAGACCCGATGGAGAACGCTGAGCATCGGTG CTCCACCCGGTGAAGAGGATGAGGAGGAGGGTTTGCGAAAGGACTATGTGAAGAGCCAGGAGAAGGAGACGAACGCGCACACACACTTCGAACGGAATGGACAACAGAGCGGTTACAAGCCACGTCGGGCTGGCACCAGCACCAGCGGCGGAAGTACGAGCGGCTACGCCAGCAGCGGCTCGAGATCGCACAGGGACGAGAGCGCGGGCTCGCCGTCGCAGCCCAAGATCATTTTCAACGAGGAAGAGTACACGAGGATCACGACGCCGCGGCAGGATGTTCTCTTCAAGAAGGGCTACCTGTCGCGCAAGAAGCCCTGGACTGGAAACGCGAGCACTAGCGCTACGCCGTCGACCACGGAGAGTCAATCGGCGTCACATTCCACCGCAG ACGGTAGTGAAACTACAGAGGACCAGCAACTATTGGATAGGGACAGCGGAACGGCAGAATATCCGCCCGTGGTAGAGCCAGGAGCGCAACTAGGATATGGGACGTTTTACGATCATGCGAGCGGCTACTATTACGAATATCCTGTGATGTTGGTCGGACCTGCACCAGTACCTGCTCAAGTTGGACCAAGCGTTCTAGCAACTGTACCCTGCGGCCCGGTTCCTCTAAGACCGATTGAATGGATTAATCCTGCCTTCGTGCCTAAACTTGCCAATCAACCATATTGTTTAATGGACTATCAG aCTAATCAAAGTACAGAACCGGTCACGATAGTGGAGGAACAGAACGGCACGATAGTGACAGCGGAAGCTTCCAACAACGTGTGGAATGAAAGCGGCACTGGTAGCGCTAGCTGCAGCGGCAGCGTAGCCGAAGAGATCGAAGAGCAACCCGAAGAGGCGAATAACGCGGCCATGGAACAGCACGTCGTGAAGGAGCAGCTCGCGGAGGAACAACCACCGGAGCAGCTGCATCTCGACGGGCAGCAACATTTGGAGAACGGCATGACAACGGTCGATCCCTACCTGGATCCGCTACTGATGCAAGAACCAGTGCACATGTCACATATGATGCCGGCCGTGCCGCAGCCGTACATGTATCCTGGTCACTACATGTTCGGGCCTCCTTTGGTCAACGTTAATG GTGTTACCATCCAGGGCGGGCCATTGGTGAGAACTATGGACGTAACAGCTATGACAATGGCGTGCGCCAagcgaagaaagaagaaaaagaaaagaaaacagagaAGACCTACTTTG GGTAACACCGAAGATGAGGAAGAAGGAGAATACAGTTCCGAATGTGATAATGATGTATCGTCTTCCCGATTACCTTGGTCAGAATGTCCGACCTCGACCGCGACTgcaacgacgacggcggcgaaTCGACCGCTCAATCCCGAGTGCCAGGAATTTCAGTTGCGGCCGGACCTGCAATCGCGAATCCCCTTTGGTCCTGTTTCGACATCCATCGTCACCACCGTGGCCGAAGAAGTCACGTCGTCGTCTGTCACTGACGCACGGGATGTATCATCCTACGTCGAAACGGAATCCGCCAGTCGCGAGACCGAGACGTGTGATTCGTCAACTGCTCAAAGTCTAACGAACCAGGAAGAAATGGCAATCTGCAACTCGGAGCAAATCGTGAGGAAGACGTCTTTAGAGAACATTCAATTAGTCGCAGTTGGACATACGCCAAGAAGCAGAAATACAGAAATTAACGGTCAAGCGAATCATCTAGTCGTGAATGTGGAAGCGATAATGACGAACGAGACTACAGAGATAAGGAGCAGTGCTCCGACTGATGTAGCGCCCTCCAGAACTGATACTATGGAGAATGATGGCGATTCGACTAGTGCCAATGTGAAACATGAGCTATTCGAAAATAATAGCAGCGACGTTAATACAGATATATTGAGTAATCGCGTTAGACATCATCAAGAAAGTTTAACGAACGGCGATACGAATTACGAACATCTTGCTGACTTGACAGAGAGGGCATCGAAGTCGAGATCGGTAAGTCCTCAAAACAATGGCTCCAATTTAACAACGATAAATATCAACGAAAAAGACGAAATTCAACGATTGCGACACTGCAACAATTCGTCCGTTACACGAGCAACATCACTTGGATTGCCCAGGAAATATAAGAAAGGTCTGAAATTCGTGAGAGAGAGTACGCCCGGACCGGACTTAGATGACTCCGCGCACCTGGATGTAGAGAATAAGATGCTCATACAACAGGTCGAAGCCGTTGAACTGTCGGACGCAGACTGCAAATGCAGTATTGTGAACGATAAGCTGGGCGAGACGGAACAGAAAGTGGCGAACAAGGAAGACGCATCGGAGGTATGTAACGAGGACACGATTAAAGCGACAAGCCGAGTCACAGTCGAAGGTTCGAACGAGGATTCCGGGTTTGAGAGCCAGACTCGGGTGTCGGAGAAGTATCCCGTTACGGCTGCGGTAAAGGAGTGGCTGCGTCGAGCGAACTCGCCCGATCTGTTCGTAACATCAGCGTCAACCTCGGAGAGCGAGACAGACGAGGACGATGACGAAGAAATGGATGTAAAGCCGCCAAAAAACTTGCAAGGCAACCCCATGCCTGCACTATCTGCTAATAGCGGCGTCGACAACGTTACGTTGTCGCGCACGGCTAGCTGCGGCGAATTCGCAAAGACCAACAACAACAACATCAACGCCAGGAACGATGAGATGGAAACTGATTCGGCATCGATCGGCAGAAGAAAGAGGGACGCGAAAgtcgtgaaaagaaaaacaaaggcAAAGAGAAACGACAAACGGAACAAGAACGTTGATGAGAAGACGCAGAGCCAGTTGGTTTCTTCGTTGGTTTCGTTGGACTTTGTCACTGGCGTGAGATCAAGAGACAAGCCGAAGAATAATGTTGGTGACGTTTGCGAATTTACTCAGGAGGATAGCGTTGCGGGTATGAGGGTTGCTTTAAGTTCTCGGATAAACTCGAAGAGAGTTAACGCAAAACGAATGAAGACATTGAGAAAAATCAGTAAAAATCCCGTTGAGAATATCGACATCAAGATGAGACGTATAGATAATTTAAACGTCGAGGAGGGCAAAGAGACAAGCGAGGGCAGTATGGTGAGCGTACGGACGTTCGAGAAGGGGGAGATTATCATCTCGGAAGACGGTAGGTTGTTACCGACCTCCTCGTACGAACCTGTTCCGTTTAACGATCATGATAATCCCGTCGCGAAGACCGCTGCTTATATCGACGTGATTAACAAAAACGTGGAGATACGCGAGAAGACCAGCAGCGAGAACGACGAGAACGATAGCGTAATGATAGCGTCCTCGGTCAGCATAGAGGAGCCCGACGTGTTGGAGTGTTGGGAAGCGGAAACTGTGGAACCTGTGATAACCCCGAGGAGGATGCTGCAAACCCCGGGGGTTTTATGCGAGGGCGAGGCGGCGGAGGACGATAACATCGAGATCGAACGAGCT
- the LOC139813761 gene encoding uncharacterized protein isoform X1: MQWRRQKKVTRVIGSSNHVLLLARYQDAPPGEEDEEEGLRKDYVKSQEKETNAHTHFERNGQQSGYKPRRAGTSTSGGSTSGYASSGSRSHRDESAGSPSQPKIIFNEEEYTRITTPRQDVLFKKGYLSRKKPWTGNASTSATPSTTESQSASHSTADGSETTEDQQLLDRDSGTAEYPPVVEPGAQLGYGTFYDHASGYYYEYPVMLVGPAPVPAQVGPSVLATVPCGPVPLRPIEWINPAFVPKLANQPYCLMDYQTNQSTEPVTIVEEQNGTIVTAEASNNVWNESGTGSASCSGSVAEEIEEQPEEANNAAMEQHVVKEQLAEEQPPEQLHLDGQQHLENGMTTVDPYLDPLLMQEPVHMSHMMPAVPQPYMYPGHYMFGPPLVNVNGVTIQGGPLVRTMDVTAMTMACAKRRKKKKKRKQRRPTLGNTEDEEEGEYSSECDNDVSSSRLPWSECPTSTATATTTAANRPLNPECQEFQLRPDLQSRIPFGPVSTSIVTTVAEEVTSSSVTDARDVSSYVETESASRETETCDSSTAQSLTNQEEMAICNSEQIVRKTSLENIQLVAVGHTPRSRNTEINGQANHLVVNVEAIMTNETTEIRSSAPTDVAPSRTDTMENDGDSTSANVKHELFENNSSDVNTDILSNRVRHHQESLTNGDTNYEHLADLTERASKSRSVSPQNNGSNLTTININEKDEIQRLRHCNNSSVTRATSLGLPRKYKKGLKFVRESTPGPDLDDSAHLDVENKMLIQQVEAVELSDADCKCSIVNDKLGETEQKVANKEDASEVCNEDTIKATSRVTVEGSNEDSGFESQTRVSEKYPVTAAVKEWLRRANSPDLFVTSASTSESETDEDDDEEMDVKPPKNLQGNPMPALSANSGVDNVTLSRTASCGEFAKTNNNNINARNDEMETDSASIGRRKRDAKVVKRKTKAKRNDKRNKNVDEKTQSQLVSSLVSLDFVTGVRSRDKPKNNVGDVCEFTQEDSVAGMRVALSSRINSKRVNAKRMKTLRKISKNPVENIDIKMRRIDNLNVEEGKETSEGSMVSVRTFEKGEIIISEDGRLLPTSSYEPVPFNDHDNPVAKTAAYIDVINKNVEIREKTSSENDENDSVMIASSVSIEEPDVLECWEAETVEPVITPRRMLQTPGVLCEGEAAEDDNIEIERANVEHVQRYYRLARDTVNTEEESSEFSTSVISTKSRTVPNDPEDKTIGYFRGEEIPIFIPDKNQDITIGNEKIPIDEAFEAYESCYTGKSPFLSFDTKMFRQRPLYGQNGEGPIPSRAVCCNIQ, translated from the exons ATGCAGTGGCGTCGACAGAAGAAGGTCACCCGCGTGATCGGCTCCTCGAATCATGTGCTACTCTTAGCGAGGTACCAAGATG CTCCACCCGGTGAAGAGGATGAGGAGGAGGGTTTGCGAAAGGACTATGTGAAGAGCCAGGAGAAGGAGACGAACGCGCACACACACTTCGAACGGAATGGACAACAGAGCGGTTACAAGCCACGTCGGGCTGGCACCAGCACCAGCGGCGGAAGTACGAGCGGCTACGCCAGCAGCGGCTCGAGATCGCACAGGGACGAGAGCGCGGGCTCGCCGTCGCAGCCCAAGATCATTTTCAACGAGGAAGAGTACACGAGGATCACGACGCCGCGGCAGGATGTTCTCTTCAAGAAGGGCTACCTGTCGCGCAAGAAGCCCTGGACTGGAAACGCGAGCACTAGCGCTACGCCGTCGACCACGGAGAGTCAATCGGCGTCACATTCCACCGCAG ACGGTAGTGAAACTACAGAGGACCAGCAACTATTGGATAGGGACAGCGGAACGGCAGAATATCCGCCCGTGGTAGAGCCAGGAGCGCAACTAGGATATGGGACGTTTTACGATCATGCGAGCGGCTACTATTACGAATATCCTGTGATGTTGGTCGGACCTGCACCAGTACCTGCTCAAGTTGGACCAAGCGTTCTAGCAACTGTACCCTGCGGCCCGGTTCCTCTAAGACCGATTGAATGGATTAATCCTGCCTTCGTGCCTAAACTTGCCAATCAACCATATTGTTTAATGGACTATCAG aCTAATCAAAGTACAGAACCGGTCACGATAGTGGAGGAACAGAACGGCACGATAGTGACAGCGGAAGCTTCCAACAACGTGTGGAATGAAAGCGGCACTGGTAGCGCTAGCTGCAGCGGCAGCGTAGCCGAAGAGATCGAAGAGCAACCCGAAGAGGCGAATAACGCGGCCATGGAACAGCACGTCGTGAAGGAGCAGCTCGCGGAGGAACAACCACCGGAGCAGCTGCATCTCGACGGGCAGCAACATTTGGAGAACGGCATGACAACGGTCGATCCCTACCTGGATCCGCTACTGATGCAAGAACCAGTGCACATGTCACATATGATGCCGGCCGTGCCGCAGCCGTACATGTATCCTGGTCACTACATGTTCGGGCCTCCTTTGGTCAACGTTAATG GTGTTACCATCCAGGGCGGGCCATTGGTGAGAACTATGGACGTAACAGCTATGACAATGGCGTGCGCCAagcgaagaaagaagaaaaagaaaagaaaacagagaAGACCTACTTTG GGTAACACCGAAGATGAGGAAGAAGGAGAATACAGTTCCGAATGTGATAATGATGTATCGTCTTCCCGATTACCTTGGTCAGAATGTCCGACCTCGACCGCGACTgcaacgacgacggcggcgaaTCGACCGCTCAATCCCGAGTGCCAGGAATTTCAGTTGCGGCCGGACCTGCAATCGCGAATCCCCTTTGGTCCTGTTTCGACATCCATCGTCACCACCGTGGCCGAAGAAGTCACGTCGTCGTCTGTCACTGACGCACGGGATGTATCATCCTACGTCGAAACGGAATCCGCCAGTCGCGAGACCGAGACGTGTGATTCGTCAACTGCTCAAAGTCTAACGAACCAGGAAGAAATGGCAATCTGCAACTCGGAGCAAATCGTGAGGAAGACGTCTTTAGAGAACATTCAATTAGTCGCAGTTGGACATACGCCAAGAAGCAGAAATACAGAAATTAACGGTCAAGCGAATCATCTAGTCGTGAATGTGGAAGCGATAATGACGAACGAGACTACAGAGATAAGGAGCAGTGCTCCGACTGATGTAGCGCCCTCCAGAACTGATACTATGGAGAATGATGGCGATTCGACTAGTGCCAATGTGAAACATGAGCTATTCGAAAATAATAGCAGCGACGTTAATACAGATATATTGAGTAATCGCGTTAGACATCATCAAGAAAGTTTAACGAACGGCGATACGAATTACGAACATCTTGCTGACTTGACAGAGAGGGCATCGAAGTCGAGATCGGTAAGTCCTCAAAACAATGGCTCCAATTTAACAACGATAAATATCAACGAAAAAGACGAAATTCAACGATTGCGACACTGCAACAATTCGTCCGTTACACGAGCAACATCACTTGGATTGCCCAGGAAATATAAGAAAGGTCTGAAATTCGTGAGAGAGAGTACGCCCGGACCGGACTTAGATGACTCCGCGCACCTGGATGTAGAGAATAAGATGCTCATACAACAGGTCGAAGCCGTTGAACTGTCGGACGCAGACTGCAAATGCAGTATTGTGAACGATAAGCTGGGCGAGACGGAACAGAAAGTGGCGAACAAGGAAGACGCATCGGAGGTATGTAACGAGGACACGATTAAAGCGACAAGCCGAGTCACAGTCGAAGGTTCGAACGAGGATTCCGGGTTTGAGAGCCAGACTCGGGTGTCGGAGAAGTATCCCGTTACGGCTGCGGTAAAGGAGTGGCTGCGTCGAGCGAACTCGCCCGATCTGTTCGTAACATCAGCGTCAACCTCGGAGAGCGAGACAGACGAGGACGATGACGAAGAAATGGATGTAAAGCCGCCAAAAAACTTGCAAGGCAACCCCATGCCTGCACTATCTGCTAATAGCGGCGTCGACAACGTTACGTTGTCGCGCACGGCTAGCTGCGGCGAATTCGCAAAGACCAACAACAACAACATCAACGCCAGGAACGATGAGATGGAAACTGATTCGGCATCGATCGGCAGAAGAAAGAGGGACGCGAAAgtcgtgaaaagaaaaacaaaggcAAAGAGAAACGACAAACGGAACAAGAACGTTGATGAGAAGACGCAGAGCCAGTTGGTTTCTTCGTTGGTTTCGTTGGACTTTGTCACTGGCGTGAGATCAAGAGACAAGCCGAAGAATAATGTTGGTGACGTTTGCGAATTTACTCAGGAGGATAGCGTTGCGGGTATGAGGGTTGCTTTAAGTTCTCGGATAAACTCGAAGAGAGTTAACGCAAAACGAATGAAGACATTGAGAAAAATCAGTAAAAATCCCGTTGAGAATATCGACATCAAGATGAGACGTATAGATAATTTAAACGTCGAGGAGGGCAAAGAGACAAGCGAGGGCAGTATGGTGAGCGTACGGACGTTCGAGAAGGGGGAGATTATCATCTCGGAAGACGGTAGGTTGTTACCGACCTCCTCGTACGAACCTGTTCCGTTTAACGATCATGATAATCCCGTCGCGAAGACCGCTGCTTATATCGACGTGATTAACAAAAACGTGGAGATACGCGAGAAGACCAGCAGCGAGAACGACGAGAACGATAGCGTAATGATAGCGTCCTCGGTCAGCATAGAGGAGCCCGACGTGTTGGAGTGTTGGGAAGCGGAAACTGTGGAACCTGTGATAACCCCGAGGAGGATGCTGCAAACCCCGGGGGTTTTATGCGAGGGCGAGGCGGCGGAGGACGATAACATCGAGATCGAACGAGCT